Proteins encoded together in one Candidatus Sulfotelmatobacter sp. window:
- a CDS encoding efflux RND transporter periplasmic adaptor subunit yields MKTILKAHVIFRGWYLTLAPAILALLTTAGCDRGKVQAAPPAMQAPLVTVVKATAQDVPRYLDEIGRNAAFESVTVTPQVGGRIVERHFQDGDNLKRGQLLFVIDPRPYKAQVDAAQATLAQTKAALDLARIQFARDEEVIGERAISKQDYDTKKNAVDVDQAQVEAAQAALETAQLNFEYCYIHSPIDGRAGARLVDVGNVVQANASSLLSIQRLDPIYANFTITEGDLPAVQKQMSRGTLNAAIRLPSDVEVTARSGRVEFLDNAVQNGSGTVNLRATLSNSDHHFWPGQFVDVKLVLSTERAAVLIPNQATQISQRGPFVYVVKSDDTAELRPVKLGQRQGDQVVVTEGVAANERVVLAGQMLIRPGGKVHVDGSAAAPASNASGKTSQNPGGQS; encoded by the coding sequence ATGAAAACGATTCTGAAGGCTCACGTTATTTTTCGCGGTTGGTATCTGACGCTGGCGCCGGCAATCCTGGCTCTGTTGACGACGGCGGGCTGCGACCGAGGCAAAGTTCAGGCAGCGCCACCCGCTATGCAGGCGCCTCTGGTTACGGTAGTGAAGGCGACAGCGCAAGACGTCCCTCGTTACCTGGATGAGATTGGCAGGAACGCCGCTTTCGAATCGGTCACCGTCACACCGCAAGTGGGCGGACGCATCGTCGAGCGTCATTTTCAAGACGGCGACAATCTCAAGCGCGGGCAACTCTTGTTCGTGATCGATCCTCGCCCCTACAAGGCCCAGGTCGATGCTGCGCAAGCGACCCTTGCGCAGACGAAGGCCGCGCTTGATCTTGCCCGGATCCAATTCGCGCGCGACGAAGAGGTCATCGGCGAGCGGGCGATTTCTAAACAGGATTACGACACCAAGAAGAATGCCGTGGATGTCGATCAAGCCCAGGTGGAGGCTGCGCAGGCAGCTTTGGAAACCGCCCAGCTTAACTTTGAGTACTGCTACATTCACTCTCCGATCGACGGCCGGGCGGGAGCTCGCCTGGTCGATGTAGGAAACGTAGTGCAGGCGAACGCCTCATCGCTTCTGTCGATTCAACGCCTCGATCCGATTTACGCGAATTTCACCATTACCGAAGGAGATTTGCCGGCAGTTCAGAAACAGATGTCGCGCGGGACTTTGAACGCGGCAATTCGGCTCCCTTCGGATGTGGAAGTCACGGCTAGAAGCGGCCGGGTCGAATTCCTCGACAACGCCGTCCAGAACGGCAGTGGCACCGTTAATCTTCGCGCCACTCTGAGTAATTCCGACCATCATTTTTGGCCGGGCCAATTCGTCGACGTCAAGCTCGTGTTGTCCACAGAACGGGCAGCCGTGTTGATTCCCAATCAGGCCACACAAATAAGCCAGCGCGGACCATTCGTCTACGTGGTGAAGTCCGATGACACAGCCGAGCTTAGGCCGGTCAAGTTAGGGCAGCGCCAGGGCGACCAGGTTGTCGTTACCGAGGGCGTCGCCGCAAACGAAAGGGTCGTGCTCGCCGGGCAAATGTTGATTCGGCCAGGCGGTAAAGTCCATGTCGATGGCAGCGCTGCCGCGCCGGCTTCGAACGCCAGCGGAAAGACCAGCCAGAATCCGGGAGGCCAGTCGTGA
- a CDS encoding efflux RND transporter permease subunit, with the protein MNLSEVFIRRPVMTVALTVSVILFGVAAYFRLPVSDLPAIDYPVIQVQVNYPGATPETMANNVATPLERQFMQIPGLELVTSNNIQGHSSFVLQFDLNKSLDGAATDVQAAITRASGQLPIDLPAPPTFTKTNPNDQPIMYIAMVSDTATEGQLYDYANTQVGERISILPGVSQVAVYGTQSAVRIKADPSKMAVRNITLEDLTNAVKNGTSYTGAGQFDGPQRSFLLQPQGQLTTAEQYDGLIVGQSNGAPVYLKDVAAAKDGLQDERIDMRFWVRGYPQPGATVVVAVFRRAGVNAVEVANSVRGLLPTIQSQLPSSVLIVPAYDRSQTIVGGIKDVQTTLYIAFVLVVMVIFIFLGRATDTMIPAVALPLSLLLTFVAMKVLGYSLDNLSLMALTLAIGFLVDDAIVFLENTVRLMEEGRNAFDASLESAKEISFTILAMTLSLAAVFIPLVFMSGLMGRIFREFSITIVISILASGIVSLTLTPLMTSRLLGNRGANAKKTWMERVFGAFEHRVLDVYGRYLWFFLRNRWISAAAWVICLAGTAYLFYIVPKAFLPVGDSSFIRGVLVAQEGSSPEQMHAYQTEAEKIMKANPAVRSTFTMSGNAQFLGSNQAFLIAFLKDPSQRAPIAQVAGQLMGGISGSIPGVVAFLQPNPALEISTGATANAQGQFAYALSGIDPNEVYATAGKLMAKLHEYPGFLFVNSDLYNHTPNLQVDILRDQAKLYGVSETRILTLLHDAYSQNYSYLIKKATDQYQVILEVADNQRSAPEDLSKLYIKSDDGQRMIPLSAVTSSHAVIGPQAVNHINQFTSVTMFFNLKPGYAIGPATQFVDQTAKQILPPGIQGALQGEALIFQNTVSNLAVLMLVAVFVMYVILAILYESYLHPITVLSSLPVALLGGLLTLWLFHEEASLYAYIGMFMLMGIVKKNGIMIVDFAEQRVRQGIAANQAIHDASMERFRPIMMTTAAALLGALPIALGYGADGSSRRPLGLVVVGGLIVSQFITLFVSPAIYLYLEEFQEKVLDRVPFLRSTRQPAAVAVPGFALQEGSGD; encoded by the coding sequence GTGAATCTCTCAGAAGTTTTCATTCGTCGTCCAGTTATGACGGTTGCCTTGACCGTCTCGGTGATCTTATTTGGCGTGGCGGCTTACTTTCGCTTGCCCGTGAGCGATTTGCCGGCCATTGACTACCCCGTCATCCAAGTGCAGGTGAATTATCCCGGCGCCACGCCAGAGACGATGGCCAACAACGTCGCCACGCCCCTCGAGCGCCAGTTCATGCAGATTCCGGGCCTGGAACTAGTGACCTCGAATAATATCCAGGGACACTCCAGCTTCGTCCTGCAATTCGATTTGAATAAGAGCCTCGACGGCGCGGCAACCGACGTGCAAGCTGCCATCACGCGAGCGTCCGGTCAGCTTCCCATCGATCTGCCCGCCCCTCCCACTTTCACCAAAACCAACCCCAATGACCAGCCGATCATGTACATCGCGATGGTCAGCGATACCGCGACCGAGGGCCAGCTCTACGATTACGCCAACACTCAAGTCGGCGAGCGCATCAGCATTCTTCCCGGTGTAAGCCAGGTCGCAGTTTATGGCACCCAGTCGGCAGTAAGAATCAAGGCCGATCCCTCGAAGATGGCGGTGCGCAACATCACCCTCGAAGATCTGACCAACGCGGTTAAGAACGGCACGTCATATACCGGCGCTGGACAATTCGATGGACCGCAGCGCAGCTTCCTGTTACAGCCCCAGGGTCAACTCACTACCGCCGAACAATACGACGGACTCATCGTTGGACAAAGCAATGGCGCGCCGGTTTATCTGAAGGACGTAGCCGCCGCGAAGGACGGCTTGCAGGATGAACGCATCGACATGCGCTTCTGGGTGCGCGGATATCCCCAACCGGGCGCGACCGTTGTGGTTGCCGTGTTTCGCCGCGCGGGCGTAAATGCAGTCGAGGTCGCCAACTCCGTGCGCGGTCTGCTTCCAACCATTCAGTCACAACTTCCCAGTTCCGTTCTGATTGTTCCAGCTTACGACCGTTCACAAACCATCGTGGGCGGAATCAAAGACGTGCAGACCACGCTTTACATCGCTTTCGTGCTGGTGGTCATGGTGATCTTTATCTTTCTCGGGCGCGCCACCGACACGATGATTCCTGCCGTCGCATTGCCTTTGTCGCTGCTGTTGACCTTCGTTGCGATGAAAGTTCTTGGTTACAGTCTCGACAATCTTTCATTGATGGCGTTAACGTTGGCCATCGGCTTCCTGGTGGATGACGCCATCGTGTTTCTCGAAAACACTGTGCGCCTCATGGAAGAAGGCCGCAACGCCTTCGACGCTTCTCTCGAATCGGCCAAAGAGATCAGCTTCACCATCTTGGCCATGACCCTCTCTCTGGCTGCTGTCTTTATTCCGTTGGTGTTCATGAGCGGACTGATGGGGCGCATCTTCCGTGAGTTCTCAATCACCATCGTGATCTCGATCCTGGCCAGCGGCATCGTCTCCCTCACGCTCACCCCGTTGATGACCTCACGGCTGCTCGGCAATCGCGGCGCGAATGCCAAGAAAACCTGGATGGAGCGCGTCTTCGGCGCCTTCGAACACCGCGTGTTGGATGTCTACGGACGCTACCTTTGGTTCTTCCTGCGCAATCGCTGGATCTCAGCCGCTGCCTGGGTCATCTGTCTGGCGGGAACGGCCTACCTGTTTTACATCGTGCCCAAGGCCTTCCTTCCTGTAGGCGACAGCTCGTTCATCCGCGGCGTGCTGGTGGCGCAGGAAGGTTCCTCGCCAGAACAAATGCACGCCTACCAAACCGAGGCTGAAAAGATTATGAAAGCGAATCCCGCGGTGCGCAGCACTTTCACCATGAGCGGGAACGCGCAGTTCCTCGGATCAAACCAGGCCTTCCTGATTGCATTTCTGAAAGATCCATCACAGCGCGCCCCCATTGCTCAAGTTGCAGGACAGCTGATGGGTGGAATCAGCGGCTCAATTCCGGGCGTGGTGGCTTTTCTCCAGCCGAATCCGGCTCTGGAAATCAGCACCGGCGCCACCGCCAACGCGCAGGGTCAATTTGCGTACGCTCTCTCCGGAATCGATCCGAACGAAGTCTATGCCACCGCCGGCAAATTGATGGCGAAGCTGCACGAGTATCCTGGATTCCTATTCGTCAACTCCGATCTCTACAACCACACCCCGAACTTGCAGGTCGACATTCTCCGCGATCAGGCGAAGTTGTACGGTGTGTCGGAAACCCGAATTCTTACTCTTCTGCACGATGCTTATTCACAGAACTACAGCTACCTCATCAAGAAAGCCACCGATCAGTACCAGGTGATCCTGGAAGTTGCCGATAACCAACGGTCTGCCCCGGAGGACTTAAGCAAGCTCTATATCAAAAGCGACGACGGCCAGAGAATGATTCCTCTCAGCGCCGTCACCAGTTCGCATGCCGTCATCGGGCCGCAGGCCGTTAACCATATCAATCAATTCACTAGTGTGACCATGTTCTTCAACCTGAAGCCCGGCTATGCGATTGGCCCCGCAACTCAGTTTGTGGATCAGACCGCAAAACAGATTCTGCCTCCTGGCATTCAAGGAGCGCTTCAGGGCGAAGCTCTCATTTTCCAGAACACAGTCTCCAATCTGGCCGTCCTGATGTTGGTGGCGGTATTCGTGATGTATGTGATCCTGGCAATTCTCTACGAGAGCTACCTGCATCCCATCACCGTGCTGTCGTCGCTACCGGTAGCGTTGCTCGGTGGCCTTTTAACACTGTGGCTGTTTCACGAGGAAGCTTCTCTCTACGCCTACATCGGCATGTTCATGCTGATGGGCATCGTGAAAAAGAACGGTATTATGATCGTCGATTTTGCCGAACAGCGGGTTCGGCAGGGCATTGCCGCCAACCAGGCGATCCACGATGCCAGCATGGAGCGCTTCCGCCCGATCATGATGACCACTGCGGCAGCGCTGCTGGGCGCGCTGCCCATCGCACTCGGGTATGGTGCCGACGGTTCTTCCCGCCGCCCGCTCGGCCTGGTGGTGGTCGGCGGCCTGATCGTTTCGCAATTTATCACGCTGTTCGTGAGTCCGGCTATCTACCTTTATCTGGAAGAATTCCAGGAGAAGGTGCTGGATCGAGTGCCTTTTCTGCGCTCGACCCGCCAGCCCGCCGCAGTGGCGGTCCCGGGTTTCGCGCTACAGGAAGGAAGTGGAGATTAA
- a CDS encoding efflux transporter outer membrane subunit — translation MSRTMKHFYSILLVLAMSALIGCAVGPNYKRPTVNVPVTYRAAATDSTQATNQDTQSEPAKPKQTESASSAPSLGDEKWWQVFQDPELQGLIRTALKNNYDVRIAATRVLQAQAQLGITRADQLPSLSAGGNITSQQSPKLGPIPAYELTQGEVVASAGWNLDFWGKYRRATEAARANLLANEWAQKEVIATLVANLATSYFELRQLDLELEISKRTLGSRGDSLKLTQTLEQHGINSLLDVRQSEQLVYTAATEVPDFERQIAQQENAISILLGNNPGDVARGLRLTEQPHSPDVPAGLPSSLLERRPDIREAEASLIAANAQIGVARAAYFPQISLTGSAGYESPALTNLFTSPAGVWNLAASLTQPIFEGGRLKSNVRLAQAQHDQMLLQYQQTIQGAFRDVSNALVAYQKDREFRIQQEHLLDSAQDAARLSQVRFKAGTTDYLEVLTNETNSFTAELGLAEAQGNELAALVQVYQALGGGWQQ, via the coding sequence ATGAGTCGAACTATGAAGCACTTCTACAGCATTCTTCTTGTTCTCGCGATGTCTGCGCTTATCGGTTGCGCGGTCGGACCGAATTACAAGCGGCCGACCGTCAACGTTCCCGTCACCTATCGGGCCGCAGCGACTGACTCAACGCAAGCTACGAATCAAGATACGCAGTCTGAGCCGGCGAAACCAAAGCAGACAGAGAGCGCATCTTCCGCGCCATCGCTCGGTGACGAGAAGTGGTGGCAGGTCTTCCAGGATCCTGAACTTCAAGGTTTGATCCGCACTGCCCTTAAGAACAACTACGACGTTCGTATTGCGGCCACGCGGGTTCTACAGGCGCAGGCGCAACTCGGAATCACGCGCGCCGATCAGCTTCCCTCGCTGAGCGCGGGCGGCAACATTACCAGTCAGCAGAGCCCCAAGCTCGGGCCAATTCCGGCTTATGAGCTCACGCAGGGAGAAGTCGTCGCATCGGCAGGATGGAACTTGGACTTCTGGGGGAAGTATCGTCGCGCCACTGAGGCCGCACGGGCCAATCTGCTGGCCAATGAGTGGGCTCAAAAAGAAGTCATCGCCACTCTGGTGGCCAACCTTGCGACTTCCTATTTTGAGCTGCGCCAACTCGACCTTGAGTTGGAGATCTCAAAGCGCACTTTGGGTTCACGGGGCGACTCCCTGAAGTTGACCCAAACCCTTGAGCAGCACGGAATCAATTCGCTCTTGGATGTGCGGCAATCTGAGCAGTTGGTCTACACGGCCGCTACCGAGGTCCCGGATTTCGAACGCCAGATTGCGCAACAGGAAAACGCTATCAGCATACTTCTGGGAAACAATCCTGGCGATGTTGCTCGCGGTCTCCGACTGACCGAGCAACCGCACTCTCCGGATGTGCCCGCCGGACTTCCATCTTCGTTGCTGGAGCGGCGACCGGACATCCGTGAAGCAGAGGCGAGTCTAATCGCCGCTAACGCCCAGATTGGCGTCGCGCGAGCAGCCTACTTCCCCCAGATCTCTCTTACCGGCAGCGCCGGTTATGAAAGTCCTGCGCTTACAAATCTCTTCACCAGCCCAGCCGGCGTGTGGAATCTCGCGGCTTCTTTGACTCAGCCGATCTTCGAGGGAGGCCGTCTCAAGTCCAACGTCAGGCTGGCTCAAGCGCAGCACGACCAGATGCTTTTGCAATATCAACAGACGATTCAAGGAGCCTTTCGCGATGTTTCCAATGCGCTGGTCGCGTATCAAAAGGATCGCGAATTCAGAATTCAGCAGGAACATCTGCTCGACTCGGCCCAGGATGCCGCGCGCTTATCGCAGGTCAGGTTCAAGGCCGGGACTACCGACTACCTGGAAGTGTTGACCAACGAGACTAATTCGTTCACGGCTGAACTGGGACTCGCTGAGGCGCAAGGCAACGAACTCGCCGCTCTCGTCCAAGTCTATCAAGCGCTTGGCGGAGGATGGCAACAATGA
- a CDS encoding sigma 54-interacting transcriptional regulator, with product MVTAPSIFPKVEEERYLALLRAANAIATSSDCTAASDTLAKKLHEVTPFDFLHLVAFDKETNSPCWSVLEVNGRQVDEASADAPSLDGSPIQQAHISGQTLVTDDWGREARFGNYGLFLAKLGIASTCTLPLTRGSRRLGALSFGRFYPNAYDEEEVRFLGLASDQIGLAIDAAVNSFLSRRSEERLKLILDLTNQVVSSLEFHDLLVSASASVRRVMGCDAAAVMLADADGTHLRVHALDYPDSRGIFVEGDRVPIEGTMPGNSFKTGKPIVVNRLNQAEMPSEMYAKATGEGLNSFCDLPLISKSRLLGVLAVAKREENAFDDEEVAFLLQVANQLAIGVENALNYKQIAELTEKLAQEKLYLEDEIRGEMDFEGIVGQSSALRHLLNLVETVAPSDSTVLLLGETGTGKELIARAIHERSKRKDRTFVKLNCAAIPTGLLESELFGHERGAFTGAISQKVGRLELADRGSLFLDEVGDIPIEIQPKLLRALQEQEFERLGSTHTKKVSVRLVAATNRDLEKMIANREFREDLFYRLNVFPIRIPPLRERPDDIPLLVRYFTQKYARRMEKQIESIPAAAMKRLAAWHWPGNIRELENFIERSVILTHGPALQAPIAELGGNGKVAAVPGTRDADERNEIVRILKDTNGRVAGPQGAAARIGIKRTTLISRMKKLGIDSRRIS from the coding sequence ATGGTTACAGCACCCTCAATTTTTCCGAAGGTGGAAGAAGAGCGGTATCTGGCACTGTTGCGTGCGGCGAATGCCATTGCCACCTCCAGCGACTGCACCGCTGCCTCCGACACGCTGGCCAAGAAACTGCACGAGGTCACCCCGTTTGACTTCCTGCACCTCGTTGCGTTTGACAAGGAGACGAACTCTCCTTGCTGGAGTGTATTGGAGGTAAACGGCAGACAAGTCGACGAGGCTTCAGCGGATGCCCCCTCTCTCGATGGCTCTCCTATACAACAGGCGCATATATCCGGCCAGACTTTGGTGACCGACGACTGGGGCCGAGAAGCGCGATTTGGGAATTACGGGCTTTTCCTCGCCAAATTAGGCATTGCATCCACATGCACGCTGCCACTAACCAGGGGATCACGCCGGCTCGGAGCTCTCAGCTTCGGCCGCTTTTATCCGAATGCCTATGACGAAGAAGAAGTCCGTTTCCTCGGCCTCGCTAGCGATCAGATCGGCTTGGCAATTGACGCGGCTGTGAATTCCTTCTTGTCCCGGCGATCCGAGGAGCGCCTCAAACTCATTCTCGATCTGACCAATCAGGTAGTCTCCAGCCTGGAGTTTCACGATCTTCTTGTGAGTGCTTCCGCAAGCGTGCGTCGAGTGATGGGTTGTGATGCCGCAGCCGTGATGCTGGCGGATGCCGACGGTACCCATTTGCGTGTGCACGCGCTCGACTATCCCGATAGCCGCGGGATATTTGTGGAAGGCGACCGGGTCCCAATCGAGGGCACCATGCCTGGGAACTCGTTCAAAACCGGCAAGCCCATCGTTGTGAATCGTTTGAACCAAGCCGAGATGCCGTCGGAGATGTATGCCAAGGCGACTGGGGAAGGCCTGAATTCCTTCTGTGACCTGCCATTGATCAGCAAGAGTCGGTTGCTCGGAGTTCTGGCAGTCGCAAAGCGCGAAGAGAACGCGTTTGACGACGAGGAAGTCGCATTCCTGCTTCAGGTAGCGAATCAATTAGCAATCGGCGTGGAGAACGCGCTCAATTACAAACAAATCGCCGAGCTGACTGAAAAACTCGCCCAGGAAAAGTTATATCTCGAGGACGAGATTCGCGGTGAGATGGACTTCGAAGGAATTGTGGGCCAGAGTTCAGCCCTTCGCCATCTGTTGAATCTAGTAGAAACCGTCGCTCCCAGCGACTCCACCGTATTGTTGTTGGGCGAAACTGGCACGGGAAAAGAGCTGATCGCGCGGGCTATCCACGAGCGCAGCAAACGCAAAGATCGAACCTTTGTGAAGCTGAATTGTGCTGCGATCCCCACTGGACTTCTGGAAAGCGAACTCTTCGGACATGAACGAGGCGCGTTCACCGGTGCGATATCGCAGAAGGTCGGCCGCCTCGAACTGGCTGATCGTGGTTCTTTATTTCTGGACGAGGTGGGAGACATTCCGATTGAGATTCAGCCAAAACTATTGCGCGCTCTACAAGAGCAGGAGTTCGAACGACTGGGCAGCACTCATACCAAGAAGGTGAGTGTCCGGCTGGTCGCGGCAACCAACCGTGATCTGGAAAAGATGATCGCGAACCGCGAGTTTCGTGAAGACCTTTTTTATCGACTAAACGTCTTTCCCATTCGCATCCCGCCCCTGCGGGAACGGCCCGACGACATTCCGCTCCTGGTGCGCTATTTCACGCAGAAATATGCCCGACGTATGGAAAAGCAAATCGAGTCTATTCCCGCCGCTGCGATGAAAAGGCTTGCCGCGTGGCACTGGCCGGGAAATATTCGCGAACTGGAGAACTTCATCGAGCGTTCGGTAATTCTGACCCACGGCCCTGCCCTTCAGGCACCGATTGCCGAACTAGGCGGCAATGGCAAAGTCGCTGCTGTGCCCGGCACGCGTGACGCCGACGAGCGCAACGAAATTGTACGCATCCTCAAAGACACCAACGGCCGTGTCGCCGGTCCCCAGGGCGCCGCCGCTCGCATAGGCATCAAGCGGACGACCTTGATTTCCCGCATGAAGAAACTCGGAATCGACTCTCGCAGAATCTCCTAA